From the genome of Malus sylvestris chromosome 6, drMalSylv7.2, whole genome shotgun sequence, one region includes:
- the LOC126627031 gene encoding monocopper oxidase-like protein SKU5 isoform X1, whose protein sequence is MPSLSFLTVLLIHIGFFVSFSSAEDPNIFYNFEVSYITASPLGVPQHVIAINGKFPGPTINVTTNNNVIVNVRNKLDENLLMTWAGIQQRHSSWQDGVLGTNCPILPKWNWTYNFQVKDQVGSFFYFPSLNMQRASGGFGGFIINNRAIIPIPFANPDGDITILIGDWYTKNHTALRKMLDEGKDLGMPDGVLINGKGPYQYNTTLVPDGIEYETLEVHPGKTYRLRIHNVGISTTLNFRIQNHNLLLAESEGSYTVQQNYTSLDIHVGQSYSFLVTMDQNASSDYYIVASARFVNESNWKRVTGVGILHYTNSKGKAAGPLPVGPQDEFDKTYSMNQARSIRWNVSASGARPNPQGSFRYGSINVTDVYVLKNKPPVMINGKRQATLSGISFKNPSTPIRLADWFKVKNAYTLDFPTRPLTGAPKLETSVINATFRGFIEIILQNNDTKMQSYHVDGYAFFVVGMDYGEWTENSRGTYNKWDGIARSTVQVYPGAWSAILISLDNVGIWNIRTENLDSWYLGQETYMRVVNPEANNKTELPIPDNSLYCGALDKLQKPQDISSATSITATRSKIFFVLLMIIYTLVPFFH, encoded by the exons ATGCCTTCCCTGAGTTTTTTGACTGTGCTTCTCATCCACATTGGCTTTTTTGTGAGCTTTTCTTCTGCTGAGGATCCAAATATTTTCTATAACTTTGAGGTCTCATATATTACTGCTTCTCCTCTCGGTGTCCCTCAACAC GTTATTGCCATTAATGGCAAGTTCCCAGGTCCAACTATTAATGTGACAACTAACAACAATGTCATTGTTAATGTTCGGAACAAATTGGACGAGAATCTCCTCATGACCTG GGCCGGAATTCAGCAACGGCATAGTTCATGGCAAGATGGGGTTCTCGGAACCAACTGTCCAATTCTGCCAAAGTGGAATTGGACTTATAATTTTCAGGTTAAGGATCAGGTTGGGAGCTTCTTTTACTTCCCGTCCCTTAATATGCAGAGAGCGTCTGGAGGATTTGGCGGATTTATTATTAATAACCGGGCTATAATTCCAATTCCTTTTGCAAACCCGGATGGGGATATTACTATCTTGATTGGTGACTGGTACACAAAGAACCATACG GCTTTGAGGAAGATGCTTGATGAGGGGAAAGACCTTGGGATGCCCGATGGCGTTCTTATCAATGGGAAAGGGCCTTACCAATACAACACTACACTTGTTCCCGATGGCATTGAATACGAAACACTTGAAGTACATCCAG GGAAAACTTACCGTCTTCGCATACACAATGTTGGGATCTCAACTACTCTAAATTTCAGGATCCAGAACCATAATCTGCTTCTAGCAGAGTCAGAGGGCTCATATACAGTGCAACAGAATTATACAAGCTTAGACATACACGTTGGACAATCTTATTCTTTTCTAGTAACCATGGATCAGAATGCAAGTTCTGATTATTACATTGTAGCGAGTGCTAGATTTGTCAATGAGTCAAATTGGAAAAGAGTTACTGGAGTTGGGATCCTGCACTATACTAATTCCAAAGGAAAGGCAGCTGGCCCCCTTCCAGTGGGACCACAAGATGAATTTGATAAAACATACTCAATGAACCAGGCAAGATCTATCAG ATGGAATGTATCAGCTAGTGGTGCACGTCCTAATCCACAGGGGTCTTTCAGATATGGATCAATCAATGTAACTGATGTTTATGTGTTGAAAAATAAGCCACCTGTAATGATCAATGGGAAACGGCAAGCAACACTCAGTGGAATCTCATTTAAAAATCCTTCCACACCAATCAGGCTAGCTGATTGGTTCAAAGTGAAGAATGCTTATACGCTTGACTTCCCAACGAGGCCACTTACAGGAGCACCAAAACTGGAAACTTCTGTGATCAATGCAACATTTAGAGGATTTATAGAAATCATACTGCAGAACAACGACACCAAAATGCAGAGCTACCATGTGGATGGATATGCATTCTTTGTTGTCGG GATGGACTACGGTGAGTGGACAGAGAATAGCAGGGGTACATATAATAAATGGGATGGAATAGCCCGGTCCACAGTACAG GTTTATCCTGGGGCATGGTCAGCCATCTTGATTTCTCTTGACAATGTTGGAATCTGGAACATTAGAACTGAAAACCTTGACTCATGGTATCTTGGCCAAGAAACTTATATGCGGGTTGTCAATCCGGAAGCGAATAACAAAACTGAGCTGCCCATACCAGACAATTCTCTATATTGTGGTGCCCTCGACAAATTGCAGAA gcCGCAAGATATCTCTTCTGCAACATCAATCACCGCCACTAGATCAAAAATTTTCTTCGTGTTGCTGATGATCATCTACACTTTGGTTCCCTTTTTCCACTAA
- the LOC126627031 gene encoding monocopper oxidase-like protein SKU5 isoform X2 — MTWAGIQQRHSSWQDGVLGTNCPILPKWNWTYNFQVKDQVGSFFYFPSLNMQRASGGFGGFIINNRAIIPIPFANPDGDITILIGDWYTKNHTALRKMLDEGKDLGMPDGVLINGKGPYQYNTTLVPDGIEYETLEVHPGKTYRLRIHNVGISTTLNFRIQNHNLLLAESEGSYTVQQNYTSLDIHVGQSYSFLVTMDQNASSDYYIVASARFVNESNWKRVTGVGILHYTNSKGKAAGPLPVGPQDEFDKTYSMNQARSIRWNVSASGARPNPQGSFRYGSINVTDVYVLKNKPPVMINGKRQATLSGISFKNPSTPIRLADWFKVKNAYTLDFPTRPLTGAPKLETSVINATFRGFIEIILQNNDTKMQSYHVDGYAFFVVGMDYGEWTENSRGTYNKWDGIARSTVQVYPGAWSAILISLDNVGIWNIRTENLDSWYLGQETYMRVVNPEANNKTELPIPDNSLYCGALDKLQKPQDISSATSITATRSKIFFVLLMIIYTLVPFFH; from the exons ATGACCTG GGCCGGAATTCAGCAACGGCATAGTTCATGGCAAGATGGGGTTCTCGGAACCAACTGTCCAATTCTGCCAAAGTGGAATTGGACTTATAATTTTCAGGTTAAGGATCAGGTTGGGAGCTTCTTTTACTTCCCGTCCCTTAATATGCAGAGAGCGTCTGGAGGATTTGGCGGATTTATTATTAATAACCGGGCTATAATTCCAATTCCTTTTGCAAACCCGGATGGGGATATTACTATCTTGATTGGTGACTGGTACACAAAGAACCATACG GCTTTGAGGAAGATGCTTGATGAGGGGAAAGACCTTGGGATGCCCGATGGCGTTCTTATCAATGGGAAAGGGCCTTACCAATACAACACTACACTTGTTCCCGATGGCATTGAATACGAAACACTTGAAGTACATCCAG GGAAAACTTACCGTCTTCGCATACACAATGTTGGGATCTCAACTACTCTAAATTTCAGGATCCAGAACCATAATCTGCTTCTAGCAGAGTCAGAGGGCTCATATACAGTGCAACAGAATTATACAAGCTTAGACATACACGTTGGACAATCTTATTCTTTTCTAGTAACCATGGATCAGAATGCAAGTTCTGATTATTACATTGTAGCGAGTGCTAGATTTGTCAATGAGTCAAATTGGAAAAGAGTTACTGGAGTTGGGATCCTGCACTATACTAATTCCAAAGGAAAGGCAGCTGGCCCCCTTCCAGTGGGACCACAAGATGAATTTGATAAAACATACTCAATGAACCAGGCAAGATCTATCAG ATGGAATGTATCAGCTAGTGGTGCACGTCCTAATCCACAGGGGTCTTTCAGATATGGATCAATCAATGTAACTGATGTTTATGTGTTGAAAAATAAGCCACCTGTAATGATCAATGGGAAACGGCAAGCAACACTCAGTGGAATCTCATTTAAAAATCCTTCCACACCAATCAGGCTAGCTGATTGGTTCAAAGTGAAGAATGCTTATACGCTTGACTTCCCAACGAGGCCACTTACAGGAGCACCAAAACTGGAAACTTCTGTGATCAATGCAACATTTAGAGGATTTATAGAAATCATACTGCAGAACAACGACACCAAAATGCAGAGCTACCATGTGGATGGATATGCATTCTTTGTTGTCGG GATGGACTACGGTGAGTGGACAGAGAATAGCAGGGGTACATATAATAAATGGGATGGAATAGCCCGGTCCACAGTACAG GTTTATCCTGGGGCATGGTCAGCCATCTTGATTTCTCTTGACAATGTTGGAATCTGGAACATTAGAACTGAAAACCTTGACTCATGGTATCTTGGCCAAGAAACTTATATGCGGGTTGTCAATCCGGAAGCGAATAACAAAACTGAGCTGCCCATACCAGACAATTCTCTATATTGTGGTGCCCTCGACAAATTGCAGAA gcCGCAAGATATCTCTTCTGCAACATCAATCACCGCCACTAGATCAAAAATTTTCTTCGTGTTGCTGATGATCATCTACACTTTGGTTCCCTTTTTCCACTAA